In Melospiza melodia melodia isolate bMelMel2 chromosome 20, bMelMel2.pri, whole genome shotgun sequence, a single genomic region encodes these proteins:
- the SLC2A11 gene encoding solute carrier family 2, facilitated glucose transporter member 11 isoform X1 translates to MDKLQRLLQNKILILTICAAGIGGTFQYGYNISIINAPASYIQVFMNTTWLERMGVPLESNTVLLLWSFTVSAYPLGGLTGAVAAGPMAIVLGRKMSLLLNNGFVIIAAALSGCSRMAKSFEMIMLSRFLTGVNAGVSMNIQPMYLAESAPKKLRGAVALTSASFTALGLVLGQVVGLRELLGGEESWPFLLASNVVPALIQLTALPWFPESPRYLLIDRGDKESCISALQKLRGTSDLSAELEEMLAEQAAVKGQRAKNPWELFQNPGQRWQLVSIVVLSSAMQLCGNDSMYFYAAYVFQEAGIPEDKIPYVVIGTGSCELITSVTCNMIIDYAGRRPLLLGGYIFMAAWAIVFMVALSQQTQISWMPYLSMACIFAYILSFGIGPAGVTGVLPTEVFDQMSRPAAYMICGSLLWFNLFVVGTAFPFIVKSLAHFCYIPFLVVCVCTALYVWFFLPETKGKSFLEISEEFGKRNFKAKTRGGFYKGPEEIKTTSL, encoded by the exons ATGGACAAGCTGCAGAGATTG CTCCAGAACAAGATCCTGATCCTGACAATTTGTGCTGCTGGGATTGGAGGCACCTTCCAGTATGGGTACAACATCTCCATCATCAATGCCCCAGCCTCA TACATCCAGGTGTTCATGAACACGACCTGGCTGGAGCGCATGGGGGTTCCCCTGGAGAGCAacacagtgctgctgctctggtcCTTCACTGTCTCTGCCTACCCTCTGGGAGGCCTCactggggctgtggctgctggccCCATGGCCATCGTGCTGGGCAG gaagatgtccctgctgctGAACAATGGCTTTGTGATCATAGCTGCAGCCTTGTCTGGGTGCAGCAGGATGGCCAAGTCCTTTGAAATGATCATGCTCAGCAGATTTCTTACTGGTGTGAATGCAG GTGTGAGCATGAACATTCAGCCCATGTACCTGGCAGAGAGTGCCCCAAAGAagctcagaggagctgtggcCTTGACCTCTGCATCATTTacagccctggggctggtgctggggcaggTTGTTGGGCTCAG GGAGCTCCTGGGAGGGGAGGAGAGCTGGCCATTCCTTTTAGCAAGCAATGTGGTTCCTGCCCTGATCCAGCTCACAGCTCTGCCTTGGTTCCCTGAGAGTCCCAGATATCTCCTGATTGACCGTGGAGACAAAGAATCCTGCATCTCTG CCCTGCAGAAGCTCAGAGGCACCAGTGACCTGagtgcagagctggaggagatgcTGGCAGAGCAGGCTGCAGTGAAAGGCCAGAGAGCAAAGAACCCCTGGGAGCTGTTCCAGAACCCAGGGCAGCGCTGGCAGCTGGTGAGCATCGTGGTGCTGAGCAGCGCCATGCAGCTCTGCGGCAACGACTCG ATGTATTTTTATGCAGCTTATGTGTTCCAAGAGGCTGGAATTCCCGAGGACAAAATCCCCTATGTTGTAATCGGCACGGGAAGCTGTGAGCTGATCACATCTGTCACTTGT AACATGATCATAGACTATGCTGGTCGGAGGCCGCTGCTGCTGGGGGGATACATCTTCATGGCAGCCTGGGCCATCGTCTTCATGGTCGCCCTGAGCCAGCAG ACTCAGATTAGCTGGATGCCTTATCTCAGCATGGCCTGCATTTTCGCCTATATCCTGAGCTTTGGAATCGGACCAG CTGGTGTAACAGGAGTTCTGCCCACAGAGGTTTTTGATCAAATGTCCCGACCAGCTGCTTACATGATCTGTGGCTCCCTGCTCTGGTTCAACCTGTTTGTGGTGGGAACAGCCTTTCCCTTCATTGTG aaAAGTCTAGCACATTTCTGCTACATCCCATTCCTTGTGGTCTGTGTCTGCACTGCCCTCTACGTTTGGTTTTTCCTTCCTGAGACAAAGGGAAAATCCTTCCTGGAAATCTCGGAGGAGTTTGGGAAAAGGAACTTCAAAG
- the SLC2A11 gene encoding solute carrier family 2, facilitated glucose transporter member 11 isoform X2, whose product MSLLLNNGFVIIAAALSGCSRMAKSFEMIMLSRFLTGVNAGVSMNIQPMYLAESAPKKLRGAVALTSASFTALGLVLGQVVGLRELLGGEESWPFLLASNVVPALIQLTALPWFPESPRYLLIDRGDKESCISALQKLRGTSDLSAELEEMLAEQAAVKGQRAKNPWELFQNPGQRWQLVSIVVLSSAMQLCGNDSMYFYAAYVFQEAGIPEDKIPYVVIGTGSCELITSVTCNMIIDYAGRRPLLLGGYIFMAAWAIVFMVALSQQTQISWMPYLSMACIFAYILSFGIGPAGVTGVLPTEVFDQMSRPAAYMICGSLLWFNLFVVGTAFPFIVKSLAHFCYIPFLVVCVCTALYVWFFLPETKGKSFLEISEEFGKRNFKAKTRGGFYKGPEEIKTTSL is encoded by the exons atgtccctgctgctGAACAATGGCTTTGTGATCATAGCTGCAGCCTTGTCTGGGTGCAGCAGGATGGCCAAGTCCTTTGAAATGATCATGCTCAGCAGATTTCTTACTGGTGTGAATGCAG GTGTGAGCATGAACATTCAGCCCATGTACCTGGCAGAGAGTGCCCCAAAGAagctcagaggagctgtggcCTTGACCTCTGCATCATTTacagccctggggctggtgctggggcaggTTGTTGGGCTCAG GGAGCTCCTGGGAGGGGAGGAGAGCTGGCCATTCCTTTTAGCAAGCAATGTGGTTCCTGCCCTGATCCAGCTCACAGCTCTGCCTTGGTTCCCTGAGAGTCCCAGATATCTCCTGATTGACCGTGGAGACAAAGAATCCTGCATCTCTG CCCTGCAGAAGCTCAGAGGCACCAGTGACCTGagtgcagagctggaggagatgcTGGCAGAGCAGGCTGCAGTGAAAGGCCAGAGAGCAAAGAACCCCTGGGAGCTGTTCCAGAACCCAGGGCAGCGCTGGCAGCTGGTGAGCATCGTGGTGCTGAGCAGCGCCATGCAGCTCTGCGGCAACGACTCG ATGTATTTTTATGCAGCTTATGTGTTCCAAGAGGCTGGAATTCCCGAGGACAAAATCCCCTATGTTGTAATCGGCACGGGAAGCTGTGAGCTGATCACATCTGTCACTTGT AACATGATCATAGACTATGCTGGTCGGAGGCCGCTGCTGCTGGGGGGATACATCTTCATGGCAGCCTGGGCCATCGTCTTCATGGTCGCCCTGAGCCAGCAG ACTCAGATTAGCTGGATGCCTTATCTCAGCATGGCCTGCATTTTCGCCTATATCCTGAGCTTTGGAATCGGACCAG CTGGTGTAACAGGAGTTCTGCCCACAGAGGTTTTTGATCAAATGTCCCGACCAGCTGCTTACATGATCTGTGGCTCCCTGCTCTGGTTCAACCTGTTTGTGGTGGGAACAGCCTTTCCCTTCATTGTG aaAAGTCTAGCACATTTCTGCTACATCCCATTCCTTGTGGTCTGTGTCTGCACTGCCCTCTACGTTTGGTTTTTCCTTCCTGAGACAAAGGGAAAATCCTTCCTGGAAATCTCGGAGGAGTTTGGGAAAAGGAACTTCAAAG